The Haladaptatus cibarius D43 genome includes a region encoding these proteins:
- a CDS encoding PAS domain S-box protein → MATLPTILDSSTVLLVGTSEWITQFAATLETRTDATVQRVQTKAEALIRFRNRKMDCLISEYTLDETTGLELLQEIRNETTTFPVIIGTDSGSEAIASEAIRAGVTDYVAVTESTEQLEKDLLDRTEQAVRSIQRTATQRDRARQFDAIFNDSRTATWVLDPDGALVRVNQTAREMIDEDVDTIIGESFWTLPWWSQSDTTEAEIHQIVENALDGVFGNVVVPQPPHIENPRVIDLSVRPVEDERGELVSIVIEGVDITERVDLERNLRQSEELHRVTLNNMTDTVLITDESGEYTYVCPNVHFIFGYTAEEIRERGTIDDLLGKDLFDRDELAENGVLKNIECTATDKAGREHTLLVNIREVSIQDGTLLFSCRDITKRKQREEALATLHETARDYLYAETQQEIGQHIVDDTPGVLNLDASAVYLFDADANNLRPAAHSGTMKMLNGPLPTVHADGKTLPSYSFVEDKVLFFDDVHEADRLENRATDLRSAIYIPLGNHGVFIAGSNEVGVFDDVTRELADLLAATAEAALDRIMRESRLREQDRTLQQQNEQLTALNRINETIREIDQAVVQAETGEEIDYTVCELLTTDDRFRFAWIGTVDPTTDTVEPRAWAGTEQGYLDSQTFSVARSNTEPAGQTAATGDVTMIPNVAASLRDEQWSKDAISRDYLSVLSIPLEYNDLTHGVLTVYAPTQEAF, encoded by the coding sequence ATGGCGACTCTCCCTACCATCCTTGATTCGTCGACCGTTTTGCTCGTCGGGACAAGTGAGTGGATTACGCAATTCGCAGCGACGCTCGAAACACGGACTGACGCAACTGTGCAGAGAGTTCAAACCAAAGCAGAAGCTCTTATCAGATTCCGAAATCGAAAAATGGATTGTCTCATCAGCGAATATACACTCGACGAGACAACCGGACTCGAACTGCTTCAAGAGATTCGCAACGAAACTACTACTTTTCCTGTGATTATTGGCACTGATTCCGGTAGTGAAGCCATTGCCAGTGAGGCAATCCGAGCGGGAGTTACGGATTACGTCGCAGTGACAGAGTCAACTGAGCAACTAGAAAAAGACCTGTTGGATCGAACTGAACAGGCAGTCCGATCGATACAACGAACGGCTACGCAGCGAGATCGTGCCAGACAGTTCGATGCAATCTTCAACGATTCACGGACAGCAACGTGGGTACTTGATCCGGATGGCGCGCTTGTCCGCGTGAACCAAACGGCACGAGAGATGATTGACGAAGACGTCGATACAATCATCGGTGAGTCATTCTGGACCCTTCCGTGGTGGTCACAGTCCGATACAACGGAGGCGGAAATACACCAAATTGTGGAGAATGCACTCGACGGTGTGTTCGGTAACGTCGTTGTCCCACAGCCACCCCACATCGAGAATCCGCGCGTTATTGATCTCTCCGTGCGTCCGGTTGAGGACGAACGCGGGGAACTTGTCTCAATCGTTATTGAGGGCGTTGACATCACTGAACGGGTTGATCTCGAGCGGAATCTCCGGCAATCCGAAGAACTTCATCGCGTCACGCTCAACAATATGACTGATACCGTCCTCATCACGGACGAAAGTGGAGAGTACACCTACGTCTGTCCGAATGTGCACTTCATTTTCGGTTACACAGCCGAGGAGATTCGTGAGCGTGGAACCATCGATGACCTCCTCGGTAAAGACCTCTTTGACCGTGACGAACTCGCAGAAAACGGCGTTCTCAAGAACATCGAATGCACTGCAACCGACAAGGCTGGTCGTGAGCACACGCTCTTAGTTAACATTCGGGAAGTTTCGATTCAGGATGGTACACTTCTGTTCAGTTGTCGGGATATCACGAAACGCAAGCAACGCGAAGAGGCACTTGCAACCCTCCACGAAACGGCCCGAGATTACCTCTACGCGGAAACCCAACAGGAAATTGGACAACACATTGTTGATGATACACCCGGCGTCCTTAATTTGGATGCAAGTGCGGTCTATCTCTTCGATGCGGATGCCAACAATCTCCGACCTGCAGCACACTCAGGCACAATGAAAATGCTGAACGGACCCCTCCCGACTGTGCACGCTGACGGTAAAACCCTTCCCAGTTACAGTTTCGTCGAGGACAAGGTACTGTTTTTTGATGACGTGCACGAGGCAGATCGGCTCGAAAACCGGGCAACTGACCTCCGAAGTGCAATCTACATTCCACTCGGCAATCATGGTGTGTTCATCGCGGGCTCAAACGAAGTCGGGGTCTTCGACGACGTGACTCGAGAACTGGCCGACTTGCTTGCGGCTACCGCTGAGGCAGCCCTTGACCGCATCATGCGAGAATCACGACTCCGGGAACAAGATCGGACACTGCAACAACAAAACGAGCAACTAACCGCCCTGAATCGAATCAACGAGACAATTCGAGAAATCGATCAAGCCGTCGTCCAAGCAGAAACGGGAGAGGAAATTGACTATACAGTTTGTGAGCTCTTGACCACTGATGATCGGTTTCGATTCGCCTGGATCGGGACAGTCGATCCGACGACAGACACCGTCGAACCACGTGCTTGGGCAGGAACCGAACAGGGATATCTAGATAGTCAAACATTCTCCGTCGCTAGATCTAATACAGAGCCTGCTGGACAAACCGCGGCCACTGGCGATGTGACGATGATACCCAACGTCGCAGCCAGTCTCCGCGACGAACAGTGGAGTAAGGACGCCATCTCTCGCGACTATCTATCGGTGTTGAGTATTCCACTCGAATATAATGACCTCACGCACGGCGTATTAACGGTCTACGCACCGACCCAAGAGGCGTTCG
- a CDS encoding DUF5789 family protein codes for MSDDRSPIEERAEGGELGDFDERLEELDYPVTSNELISTYGGHEVESVDGTQSIEKVLSSADKKAYDSADEVRDDVLNQLNREE; via the coding sequence ATGAGTGATGATCGATCCCCGATTGAGGAGCGAGCAGAAGGCGGTGAACTTGGCGATTTTGATGAGCGCCTCGAAGAATTAGACTATCCAGTGACAAGCAATGAATTGATTTCCACCTACGGCGGTCACGAAGTTGAATCAGTGGATGGCACACAATCCATCGAAAAAGTGCTGAGCTCAGCCGACAAGAAAGCATACGATTCCGCAGATGAAGTCCGAGACGACGTATTAAACCAATTAAACAGGGAAGAATAG
- a CDS encoding amphi-Trp domain-containing protein, which translates to MGNDDEEAKTEAESADDETEREGEQVMSRADGAGILREIADGVENGTIDIEGDHGFTVAVPEHFELEVEYEVTDDEAEFEVELEWRMEDGEPASAGE; encoded by the coding sequence ATGGGAAACGACGACGAAGAAGCCAAGACCGAAGCGGAATCGGCAGATGATGAGACGGAACGTGAAGGTGAGCAAGTGATGAGTCGGGCAGACGGTGCGGGAATTCTCCGTGAAATCGCCGATGGTGTGGAGAACGGGACAATCGACATCGAAGGAGACCACGGTTTCACGGTCGCGGTTCCAGAGCACTTCGAACTGGAAGTCGAGTACGAGGTTACCGACGACGAGGCCGAGTTCGAAGTTGAACTCGAATGGCGGATGGAAGATGGCGAACCGGCATCGGCGGGCGAATAA
- a CDS encoding MFS transporter, with amino-acid sequence MTIRTKNTKKDDTTTKESEQSSQSTWGLVAGASLISTGLAAYEIVPASVTPLIRDSLNIGPTIAGFLVGIMFGTAVIASLPVGAILDRTNTRKAMAFAVIILFIAGVWGWMAGRSGDYRAVIASRAVGGVAYVVVWNAGIDIVSRSVEESRRATAVGVFTASGPIGFALGQGAGPLIAAWFGWPAIFLAFNGIALVGLVLFWPTSRGLGHSSGDAPSLAEFGDVLRNKNVWLVGGLGFIGYSLYLFVNSWGSSYLTEEVGLSLALSGLLVAVFPAVGILARMSSGALSDRLFGGQRQPIVLGSFFITAPLVVGFTHLQSLAVLVAMLLIAGFAIQLTLGLSFTYVRELVNPRVAATAVAFQTSVGLAGAFIAPIAGGAVVDIAGFDTAFLVAGGLAALGVALAWCAPEPA; translated from the coding sequence ATGACAATTCGAACCAAAAACACAAAGAAAGATGACACCACCACCAAAGAATCGGAACAGAGTAGCCAATCGACGTGGGGACTCGTCGCTGGTGCAAGTCTCATCTCGACAGGGCTGGCCGCCTATGAAATCGTTCCAGCAAGTGTTACCCCGCTCATTCGTGACTCACTGAATATTGGCCCGACAATCGCAGGGTTTCTTGTCGGGATTATGTTCGGCACTGCGGTAATCGCAAGCCTTCCCGTCGGTGCTATCCTTGATCGGACGAACACCAGGAAAGCAATGGCATTTGCTGTCATTATATTATTCATTGCTGGGGTATGGGGGTGGATGGCTGGGCGGAGCGGTGACTATCGAGCGGTCATCGCCTCACGAGCTGTTGGCGGCGTTGCGTACGTCGTCGTTTGGAATGCAGGAATCGATATCGTTAGTCGGTCCGTTGAGGAATCCCGGCGAGCGACCGCTGTTGGCGTGTTCACTGCTAGCGGGCCGATCGGATTCGCACTCGGACAGGGGGCAGGTCCACTCATCGCGGCGTGGTTCGGCTGGCCAGCGATTTTCCTCGCCTTCAATGGTATTGCCCTCGTTGGGTTAGTCCTATTTTGGCCGACAAGCCGTGGCCTCGGACACAGCAGCGGTGACGCGCCGTCACTGGCTGAGTTCGGTGACGTTCTTCGAAACAAAAATGTCTGGCTCGTCGGTGGACTCGGCTTTATCGGGTATTCATTGTATTTATTTGTCAATAGTTGGGGCTCTTCGTATCTGACCGAAGAGGTTGGACTGTCGTTAGCGCTTAGCGGATTGCTCGTTGCGGTGTTCCCAGCGGTTGGTATCCTTGCTAGAATGAGTAGCGGAGCGCTCTCTGATCGGCTGTTCGGCGGTCAACGACAACCGATCGTGCTCGGATCTTTCTTCATTACGGCACCACTCGTCGTCGGATTTACGCACCTTCAGTCACTTGCTGTCCTCGTTGCGATGTTGCTTATTGCAGGCTTCGCGATTCAGCTCACGCTTGGTCTGTCGTTCACGTACGTCCGGGAACTGGTTAATCCACGGGTCGCCGCAACAGCAGTGGCATTCCAGACAAGTGTCGGGCTCGCTGGTGCCTTCATCGCCCCAATCGCCGGTGGTGCCGTTGTCGACATCGCTGGTTTCGATACCGCGTTCCTCGTGGCAGGGGGTCTCGCAGCTCTTGGTGTCGCGTTAGCGTGGTGCGCCCCGGAACCAGCTTAA
- a CDS encoding DUF4177 domain-containing protein, translating to MVTSRPPKWEYKTLEPPKGLTKRETIDPTAELNRLGDEGWELTDTLDYDKGGTKLLLFKRPVYDD from the coding sequence ATGGTCACTAGTAGACCGCCGAAATGGGAGTACAAGACGCTCGAACCGCCAAAAGGGCTAACCAAACGAGAAACGATTGACCCGACAGCAGAACTCAACAGACTTGGGGACGAGGGATGGGAACTCACCGACACGCTCGATTACGATAAAGGAGGGACGAAACTCCTCCTATTTAAGCGCCCAGTGTACGATGACTGA
- a CDS encoding helix-turn-helix domain-containing protein yields the protein MVATVAEVEIPAVEFALSQSFSELGGLACEIERVVAHGDDRLMPFVWVRSDENTRNEVETILKEDPSVETIELLADVGDEWLYQMEWIDQIETLIQIIVREEGTVLAAMGDGREWHLRIIFSDQDGLSRTYDYCDKNGLTLDILNIYQLEESRQGRFGLTDEQQDTLTLAYEAGYYNVPRNATANDLADELGVSHQAVSERLRRGHGSLVENALILGQGANDPDKK from the coding sequence ATGGTTGCTACTGTTGCTGAAGTCGAGATTCCTGCAGTAGAATTCGCACTCAGCCAGTCGTTCTCGGAACTCGGTGGACTCGCCTGCGAAATTGAGCGGGTTGTTGCTCATGGTGATGACCGTCTCATGCCGTTTGTCTGGGTACGGAGTGACGAAAACACACGCAATGAAGTTGAAACTATTCTCAAAGAGGATCCGAGTGTCGAAACCATCGAACTCCTCGCAGACGTGGGGGACGAATGGCTCTATCAAATGGAATGGATCGACCAAATCGAAACGTTGATTCAAATTATCGTACGAGAAGAGGGGACAGTTCTTGCCGCGATGGGTGATGGTCGCGAGTGGCACCTTCGCATCATCTTTTCGGATCAAGACGGACTGTCACGAACCTACGACTATTGCGATAAAAATGGTTTGACACTCGATATTCTGAACATTTATCAGTTAGAGGAGAGTCGGCAAGGACGGTTTGGACTCACTGATGAGCAACAAGACACACTAACGCTTGCCTACGAAGCTGGTTATTATAACGTCCCTCGCAACGCAACAGCCAACGATCTCGCTGACGAATTAGGGGTCTCACATCAAGCGGTTTCCGAACGCTTACGGCGCGGGCATGGCAGTCTCGTCGAAAACGCACTTATCCTCGGGCAGGGAGCCAACGACCCAGATAAAAAGTAA
- the psmA gene encoding archaeal proteasome endopeptidase complex subunit alpha — MQGQNQQQAYDRGTSIFSPDGRLYQVEYAREAVKRGSACVGIRTTDGVVLAAEINTRSALMESSSVEKLHKTDEHIGLASAGHAADARQLVDKARQHAQVEQWRYDQPISVDTLTTAVCDDIQEYTQKGGTRPFGVGLLVGGIDEGEPRLFEVTPAGTASEWRATAIGAKSDDLQSALEEQYRANLSLDDGIHAVLRAIESVKDDEFSATDVSVATIDTDSTQYEMVNEETVAEHLGDISTLDE, encoded by the coding sequence ATGCAAGGACAAAATCAACAGCAGGCATACGATCGTGGTACGTCAATTTTCTCCCCGGACGGCAGACTCTACCAAGTTGAATACGCTCGCGAAGCGGTCAAACGGGGTAGTGCTTGTGTCGGCATTCGAACGACTGATGGTGTGGTGCTCGCAGCCGAAATCAACACCCGATCAGCGCTGATGGAATCATCGTCGGTCGAAAAGCTCCATAAGACGGACGAGCATATTGGGCTTGCATCTGCCGGCCATGCTGCTGACGCTCGTCAACTAGTCGACAAAGCACGTCAGCATGCACAAGTTGAACAATGGCGTTATGATCAACCAATTAGTGTCGATACGCTCACCACCGCAGTCTGCGATGATATTCAAGAATATACCCAAAAAGGCGGCACACGGCCATTTGGGGTCGGACTTCTTGTTGGTGGAATCGACGAAGGTGAACCACGACTCTTCGAAGTAACTCCGGCAGGAACAGCGTCCGAATGGAGGGCCACTGCAATTGGTGCGAAGAGCGATGACCTGCAATCCGCTCTCGAAGAGCAGTATAGGGCCAATCTATCGCTTGATGATGGCATTCACGCAGTTCTTCGGGCTATTGAAAGCGTGAAAGACGACGAGTTCTCAGCAACGGATGTCAGTGTTGCAACCATCGACACGGATTCAACCCAGTACGAGATGGTAAATGAGGAAACAGTTGCAGAACACCTTGGTGATATTTCGACGCTCGATGAGTGA
- a CDS encoding YeiH family protein — translation MKRTLFPELAFLLMIGLAGRLVASIIPVNHLIVTIGLGLVIGNLYGIPDWVRTAVGTHKLWLEVDIVVMGASVALDRVIAAGSTILLLVAATVATTIITVEVLARIVFAIQEETGSLLAAGSGVCGVSAVVAIAESIAADNSRIAYAAATVLLFDATPLFVYPLVGHTLGLSDTVFGIWAGPTMFSTGPVTAAGFPFSNTAGQWALLVKLTRNALIGLVAIAYALYYARKMDDTKDNHSGRWDC, via the coding sequence ATGAAGCGAACACTCTTCCCCGAACTCGCGTTCCTCCTCATGATTGGACTCGCCGGACGGCTCGTCGCCTCCATCATCCCAGTGAACCACCTCATCGTCACGATCGGTCTGGGGCTCGTCATCGGGAATCTGTACGGGATTCCGGACTGGGTGCGGACCGCCGTCGGTACGCATAAGCTCTGGCTCGAGGTTGACATCGTCGTCATGGGTGCGAGTGTGGCGCTTGACCGTGTTATCGCGGCCGGTTCGACGATTCTCCTGCTCGTCGCCGCTACCGTTGCGACGACGATCATCACCGTTGAGGTTCTAGCACGGATCGTTTTCGCCATTCAGGAGGAAACCGGGTCGCTCCTCGCCGCCGGATCGGGTGTCTGTGGCGTGTCGGCTGTCGTCGCAATTGCCGAGAGCATCGCCGCTGACAATAGCCGTATCGCGTATGCCGCTGCGACCGTTCTCCTCTTCGACGCGACGCCCCTCTTCGTTTATCCCCTCGTCGGCCATACTCTCGGACTTTCTGATACTGTCTTCGGCATCTGGGCCGGCCCTACGATGTTCAGCACCGGCCCTGTCACTGCCGCTGGCTTTCCGTTCTCAAACACCGCTGGCCAGTGGGCGTTGCTCGTGAAACTCACCCGAAACGCGCTCATTGGACTCGTCGCTATCGCTTACGCCCTCTACTACGCCCGGAAAATGGACGATACCAAAGACAATCACAGCGGACGATGGGACTGCTGA
- a CDS encoding CBS domain-containing protein: MDDVFVGQLMSTDLHTVSPETLVEEAAQNMLINNIGSVVVVRSDNQLAGILTTTDFVSVVAERQPKDETPVKTYMTTDVITATAQDSVRDVADAMVEHGFHHMPVVDETEGVIGMISTTDLAAYLSHVQTPSPS; the protein is encoded by the coding sequence ATGGATGATGTTTTCGTCGGACAGCTCATGTCTACCGACCTCCATACCGTTTCACCGGAAACGCTCGTCGAAGAGGCAGCACAGAATATGCTCATCAACAATATCGGCTCGGTCGTCGTCGTCAGGAGCGATAACCAACTCGCAGGGATACTGACCACCACCGATTTCGTCAGTGTCGTTGCCGAACGACAACCGAAGGACGAGACGCCTGTCAAAACCTACATGACGACCGATGTGATTACCGCGACGGCACAGGATTCCGTTCGTGACGTCGCAGACGCCATGGTTGAACACGGATTCCATCACATGCCAGTTGTGGACGAGACGGAGGGAGTTATCGGGATGATCTCGACGACGGATCTCGCAGCATACCTGTCACACGTCCAGACACCGAGTCCGTCATAA
- a CDS encoding ParA family protein: MIPHTIWSKVGGVGKTTLSVNLAAAHAKRGQQVLGIDMDPQEGGLTHNFGAGENRADANVNNLVRHMVEQNLTRSLPRWNSTEIVNCGW, encoded by the coding sequence ATGATTCCGCACACGATTTGGTCAAAAGTCGGGGGCGTCGGCAAAACCACGCTTTCGGTTAACCTCGCGGCGGCACACGCGAAACGAGGACAACAAGTCCTTGGTATCGATATGGATCCGCAGGAAGGTGGCCTCACTCACAACTTCGGCGCTGGAGAGAATCGGGCGGATGCAAACGTGAATAATCTCGTCCGGCACATGGTCGAACAGAACCTCACGCGCTCGCTGCCGAGATGGAACTCGACGGAAATCGTTAACTGCGGATGGTAG
- a CDS encoding acetyl-CoA carboxylase: protein MPGVFYRRPDPNEELFATEGDSVEEGDVIGLVGVMKNFHDITAEQPGTITQYFVDNEAEVDAGEDLVEIEISE, encoded by the coding sequence ATGCCCGGCGTGTTTTATCGCCGACCAGACCCAAACGAAGAGCTATTCGCCACGGAGGGAGATTCCGTCGAAGAGGGAGACGTTATCGGTCTCGTTGGCGTAATGAAGAACTTCCACGACATCACAGCTGAACAGCCAGGAACGATCACCCAATATTTCGTGGATAACGAAGCGGAAGTCGATGCGGGGGAGGATCTAGTCGAGATCGAGATTAGCGAGTGA
- a CDS encoding DUF4177 domain-containing protein, which produces MSETEIDRWEYETLRVPRGETKKESEDPKTELNELAVEGWRLVNTIDYTGGGTKYLVFERLVGSSTDNGNEMDEADDANRGELP; this is translated from the coding sequence ATGAGTGAGACAGAGATCGACCGCTGGGAGTACGAGACGCTTAGAGTACCGCGTGGAGAAACGAAAAAAGAGTCCGAAGACCCGAAAACAGAGCTGAACGAACTCGCCGTAGAAGGATGGCGGCTAGTCAATACAATCGACTACACCGGTGGTGGAACTAAGTATCTAGTCTTCGAGCGTCTCGTCGGCTCAAGTACCGACAATGGCAACGAAATGGATGAAGCCGACGACGCCAACAGAGGAGAGCTCCCATGA